Within the Debaryomyces hansenii CBS767 chromosome E complete sequence genome, the region CTCGGACGTGATATCATCGAAGGCCGTTTAGACTTCTGATCCTTCGGGTCTTTTTGCTCCCTCTGCAACCGCTGCTGTTGTTTCTGATGCTGTATCCGCCTGATATTATTACTCGGTGTGCTGAGTATCGATGTCGACCCCGACGAAACTGTCCTCGTGGTATTCTGGTTGAGCGACTCATTGGGGTTCAAATACGTCTGATCTGCTGAGTGCTGCGATGGGATCCGTCTAAATCGATTTAGATTATACTTGGGTCCATTGCTCGAACTCATAGTTTGTCTATCTATCTCTTCGGTCCGTCTATGTCGTCTATTTATAATCGTGCCTCTATATCAACCCACTATTCAATGTTATCATACAATTGTAGCGCTAGAATACTAGATAACTGATATAAACACAAACAAGCCTATTAAAATATAGATTACTTCTTTAGGCAATATATGTAAATTAATCCCACTTTGCAAATGTCGCAATCTCGCCTTCTGTTTACggaaataaatgaataatatactTCCATACTTACAACTAGCGAGTCTGGACCTCGGCATAATCTTTTTGTTTCGTTCCATACCCACTTTAGGGCAGACGCCCTGTGGTCTTGTGAACAAAATTGCTGAGAGTTTGAACTTCTCACGACCACtaattttgtgtaattttcGCCGATTTGCTAACAAAATTCTCTTGGGCCAATTCTCATAGTGCGACAGAGTATGggataatttttcagagaacaattaaaaaattttcagaataGGATCTTTTAATATTAGCATAATAATTAAGACAAGATGGCTACTGAATTGACCGTTCAATCTGAAAGAGCTTTCCAAAAGGTTCGTatcatataaattataagcTTGATAGTTGGGCAGGCTCACCATACATTGAATAAAAGTCGAATACAAGAATCTGAAGTAAAGTTGGACATAAATGAAAAAGTAACCaaatattaagaaaaaGGAGTCATGGAAGATTGATTCAGAGAAAGAGTATTGAGAAGTATATGATAGAGTGTGAAAATGCTGAAAGGCAAGAAGAAAGATACATACATCCAAAAAGGATAATGACTACAATAACTCAAATAAGAGAATAGAAGTGACGAGAAGAGTGAATGATTAATATATGACTTATTGTATGGTGGGATTGACAACGAAAAGCGTTAGTGTCGTGAAGGTGATTCTCGACGAagtgaaaatttttaaGGCGCAATATACTAACAGACTATAGCAACCACATATCTTTACCAACCCAAAGGCTAAGGCTAACAGAAAGACCAAGAGATGGTTTAAGGAAGTTGGTTTAGGTTTCAAGACCCCAAAGGCTGCTATTGAAGGTAACTACATCGACAAGAAGTGTCCATTTGCCGGTTCTGTCTCCATCAGAGGTAAAATTTTAACTGGTACTGTTGTCTCCACCAAGATGCACAGAactattatcattagaaGAGACTACTTACATTATGTTCCAAAATATAACAGATACGAAAAGAGACACAAGAACTTAGCTGCTCACGTTTCCCCAGCTTTCCGTGTCCAAGAAGGTGATGTCGTTGTTGTTGGTCAATGTAGACCAATCTCCAAGACTGTTAGATTCAACGTCTTAAAGGTTGCCGTTTCTAAGTCTAAATCTAAGCAATTTACTAAGTTTTAAGTAAGCTTG harbors:
- a CDS encoding 40S ribosomal protein S11 (highly similar to uniprot|P26781 Saccharomyces cerevisiae YDR025W RPS11A and highly similar to uniprot|P26781 Saccharomyces cerevisiae YBR048W RPS11B Protein component of the small (40S) ribosomal subunit), whose translation is MATELTVQSERAFQKQPHIFTNPKAKANRKTKRWFKEVGLGFKTPKAAIEGNYIDKKCPFAGSVSIRGKILTGTVVSTKMHRTIIIRRDYLHYVPKYNRYEKRHKNLAAHVSPAFRVQEGDVVVVGQCRPISKTVRFNVLKVAVSKSKSKQFTKF